Proteins from one Sulfurimonas sp. genomic window:
- the rpsP gene encoding 30S ribosomal protein S16 has protein sequence MTVIRLTRMGRKKQPFYRIAVTDSRKRRDGGWIELIGHYNPMNDEKTLVVDNERLDYWLSVGAKMSDRVKKITGR, from the coding sequence ATGACAGTAATTAGACTTACTCGTATGGGAAGAAAAAAACAACCTTTTTATCGTATCGCGGTAACAGATAGCCGTAAACGTAGAGATGGTGGTTGGATTGAGTTAATTGGACACTACAATCCAATGAATGATGAAAAAACTCTTGTAGTTGATAATGAGAGATTAGACTACTGGTTAAGCGTTGGTGCTAAAATGAGCGACCGCGTTAAAAAGATAACTGGTCGTTAA
- a CDS encoding KH domain-containing protein: MISEFVAQFARLIATHPEDVRVELTEGNEVTEIVLFANQADIGKLIGKEGKMIGAIKTVISGCKAKDGKSYRINVEAV, translated from the coding sequence ATGATTAGTGAATTTGTTGCACAGTTTGCTAGACTAATAGCAACTCACCCTGAAGATGTTAGAGTTGAGTTAACTGAAGGCAATGAAGTTACTGAAATTGTACTTTTTGCCAACCAAGCTGACATAGGTAAGCTAATTGGTAAAGAGGGTAAAATGATTGGTGCTATTAAAACTGTTATCTCTGGCTGTAAAGCTAAAGATGGTAAGAGTTACCGCATCAATGTTGAAGCAGTTTAA
- the rimM gene encoding ribosome maturation factor RimM (Essential for efficient processing of 16S rRNA) yields the protein MKKTDLLYIATIGKTVGLKGDMKLHIKSDFPEQFKKGASFYINEKDKLTIENINFERGLVKFEGYSAPETAKKLTNKNLYTTYEQTRKDCHLEDGENFWFDIIGCKVYEEDELLGEVKELERILDTNYLLIKTDEKLLEQKKAKSFLVPHKEPFLISIDVDKKTIILNGAKDILEAS from the coding sequence TTGAAAAAAACTGACCTACTTTATATCGCTACAATCGGCAAAACTGTCGGTTTAAAAGGCGATATGAAACTCCACATAAAATCTGATTTTCCTGAGCAATTTAAAAAAGGTGCATCTTTTTATATAAATGAAAAAGATAAACTTACAATTGAAAACATCAATTTCGAAAGAGGTTTAGTTAAATTTGAAGGGTATAGTGCACCTGAAACTGCTAAAAAACTTACGAATAAAAATCTATATACTACTTATGAGCAAACAAGAAAAGATTGTCATTTAGAAGATGGTGAGAATTTTTGGTTTGATATTATAGGTTGCAAAGTTTATGAGGAAGATGAGCTTTTGGGTGAAGTAAAAGAATTAGAACGTATTTTAGATACAAACTACCTTTTAATAAAAACAGATGAAAAATTATTAGAACAAAAAAAAGCAAAAAGCTTTTTAGTCCCACACAAAGAGCCATTTTTAATATCTATAGATGTAGATAAAAAAACAATAATACTAAATGGCGCAAAAGATATTTTAGAAGCGTCATAA